A region of the Deinococcus hopiensis KR-140 genome:
GCAGGGCTTGGAGGTTGTGCTCAAGGGCCGAGATGCTGCGTCCAAGCTGGGTTTCCAGACTGCGGACTCCCTGGATCAGGACGTCGCTGCTGCGGTCCACAGTGGAGGTGGTGCTCCGCAGAACGGCACCAGCCTCCTGTACGGCTGCGGACGCGGCCAGAGCGGTGGTATTCAGGGTCTGACCCGCCTGCTGCATTCCCTCCATGGCGCGGCCAGTATGATGGGCAAACTGTTCAAGCTGCGCGGTGAACAGCTGCTGCATCTCTCCCATCCACTGGCGGTTGTGAGACAGTGCCTGCTCCATCTTCTCCTGCAGCACGGCGGACTGCATCCAGATCCGTGGAATGAGGTCGTACGCCACCAGGCGCTCCAACTCGGCCTGCAGGCGGTCGCGGCGAAGCTGCGCCGGAGCAACCAGGACGCGGGCTACCAGCAGCGAGGCCCCCACACCCCAGAAGGTACATACGAAGGCCACCTTCATGCGGTCCAGCAGGCCCTCCAGGCCGGCATTGAGCTGCTGGGGGGTTCCACCGGTCTCCAGAGAGGACAGAGCGGTCTTGAGCTGGGGAGCAAATTCGCCCAGGGTCAGACTCAGGCCCAGCACGGTCCCCAGGAGGCCGAGCAGCATCAGCTGATTGGGACGCTGCCGCAGGTGGTAGAGACGGCCCTCATCGATCACGGAAAGGCTGTCTGTCACGGCGCGGGGGTCTGCCGAAGTCAGGCTGCGAAGCGCGCTGGCCCGGTCCCACGCATCGGTCAGCTCGACCCGGTTCCACCTGAGCTCACCCAACGCCCTGCGAACGGCTATCTCGGAGAGCCCCTGCAGTTTGTCGGGCAGCGCCCTGAGCTCGGCATGACGCTGCTGATGCTCACGCCCGAGCCGCAGCCCCTGTACGCTCGTCCGGATCACGACTCCTATGATGAAAAGAACAATGACGACACTCTCCGGCGTGGCGGGCCTTACGGCATTCCAGAGTGTGGTGATCAGGTCTTGCACACTGCCTCCCCTTGAGCCCGATTTCTCATAATCCTCAAATCTTATGATTTGCGTCGGGACTGAATTCAGTATGGAGCATAGATTCGCTTGTAGCACCGAACTCTCACATGAGCCATATGTGTGAAACATATAATTAGGCCTACCGCGCCAAAGGAGATCCTATGCCCTATTTGAAAGTTCCCTCCCGCTCCAATCCCACTGCCTTCGTCTTCCTGGTGGATCAATCCGGCTCCATGAGTGAGCAGCTCGGTGACGGCAGTGGCAGAACCAAGGCGCAATTCGTGGCCGACGCTGTAAACAGCCAACTGATGGAGCTTGTCCTGCGCTGCACGCAGGGCAACAATGTCCGCAACTACTTCCACGTTGCCGTAATCGGCTATGGCAAGGAGGTAGGTCCGATTCTGGAGGGTCAGCTGAGCGGCCGCGACCTGCTGCCCATCGAGGAGATTGCCAACAACCCCCTGCGAATCGAGGACTTCAAACAGGTCTTTGACAATGGAGAGGAGGAGACGACCTCCACCCCGGTCTGGCTGGATCCCCAGTTCGGTGGCGCCACCCCCATGTGCCGCGCCCTTGACTATGCGTCCGCCCTGCTTCAGCAGCACGTCGCGGCCAACCCGGACTGCTTTCCCCCGGCCATCATCAACATTACGGATGGCCAGTCCACAGACGGGGATCCCAGTCAGCGCGCCTCGGACATCCGCAGCCTGAGCACCTCCGACGGTCAGGTGTTGTTCTACAACGTGCATGTCAGTAGCACCGCTGGAGAACTCGTTGTATTTCCCGACACAACAGACGAACTGCCTGACATCTACGCCAAATTGTTGTTCTCCATGTCGAGCCTCCTGCCACACGTAGGCCTGGTCCGCGCGGGAGAGCTGGGCTTTGCGGTCTCCGACGCCTCACGCGGCTTCATGTACAACGCCGATCCCACGGCCCTCATGCACATGCTCGACATCGGAACGAGCACCCGTCGTGCGGCCACCGAGACGGTCTGAGCGCGGGTTGTGACTAGAGGTCCATTCCGGTGGGTCAGGCTTTCCTTCTCAATCAGTGGCTGGCGGTTGAAGTGGAATCCAGCTCCCCTGAAGCCAGAGCCGCCGCACACAGAACTATCCAGTCCGTCGGATGAAGTGGAGTCCCCAGCCCTGGAGCCCATAGAGCCGATGGCCTCCGAGCAGCCGGACATCGCAGCGCCGTCTCCAACTCCTGACACGCCGCTGCCTGAGCCAGAGGCGCTTCAGGAGTCCGACCTCCCCCTGGTCGTGCAGGAACCTCAGGCGCCTGGGGTTGATGACTTCCTGAGCGTCTCGTTGGTGTGCGAGCC
Encoded here:
- a CDS encoding vWA domain-containing protein; its protein translation is MPYLKVPSRSNPTAFVFLVDQSGSMSEQLGDGSGRTKAQFVADAVNSQLMELVLRCTQGNNVRNYFHVAVIGYGKEVGPILEGQLSGRDLLPIEEIANNPLRIEDFKQVFDNGEEETTSTPVWLDPQFGGATPMCRALDYASALLQQHVAANPDCFPPAIINITDGQSTDGDPSQRASDIRSLSTSDGQVLFYNVHVSSTAGELVVFPDTTDELPDIYAKLLFSMSSLLPHVGLVRAGELGFAVSDASRGFMYNADPTALMHMLDIGTSTRRAATETV